From a region of the Microscilla marina ATCC 23134 genome:
- a CDS encoding SGNH/GDSL hydrolase family protein, whose product MLLFLQKFSVIACVFICLSCQTETHKQNQQVPLVKVLFLGNSYTYYHRMPEMFTQLAQHNKKNVAVQSVASGGRRLQDHSRNRRVKKMIQEQNFNWVILQEQSIIPFVQTTQMYEAVRTIDTWAKQHKTQSMFFLFWARKHTHDTGIRLEGVPYYQRFRSFTEAQNSLVHTHKKIADELGIPIAPVGVVWQQLHYRLPQSHLWQADGSHPTKVGAYITALVFYASIFQELPMKHLHRCPLKPAEQQLVADIIKAHVLDRKEYWNSNH is encoded by the coding sequence ATGTTATTATTCCTCCAAAAGTTCAGTGTCATTGCTTGTGTTTTTATTTGCCTGAGTTGCCAGACTGAGACACACAAACAAAATCAACAGGTACCTTTGGTCAAAGTGTTGTTTTTGGGCAATAGCTATACTTATTATCATCGAATGCCAGAAATGTTTACCCAACTTGCTCAGCATAACAAAAAAAATGTTGCAGTGCAGTCGGTAGCCAGTGGAGGACGGCGTTTGCAAGACCACAGCCGAAACCGCCGGGTGAAAAAAATGATTCAAGAGCAAAATTTCAATTGGGTAATATTACAAGAGCAAAGCATTATCCCCTTTGTGCAAACCACTCAAATGTATGAAGCTGTTCGTACTATAGATACCTGGGCCAAGCAACACAAGACCCAAAGTATGTTTTTCCTGTTTTGGGCGCGCAAGCATACCCATGATACGGGCATTCGTTTAGAGGGAGTACCTTATTATCAACGTTTCAGGAGTTTTACTGAAGCGCAAAACAGTTTGGTGCATACTCACAAAAAAATTGCTGATGAGCTAGGCATACCTATAGCTCCAGTAGGGGTCGTTTGGCAACAGTTACATTATCGCTTGCCGCAGTCACACTTATGGCAGGCAGACGGCAGTCATCCTACCAAAGTTGGCGCTTACATTACAGCACTGGTATTTTACGCTTCTATTTTTCAGGAGTTGCCCATGAAACACCTGCATCGTTGTCCACTTAAGCCCGCAGAACAACAACTTGTAGCAGACATAATTAAGGCACATGTGCTCGATCGCAAGGAATATTGGAACAGTAACCATTAA
- a CDS encoding MarR family winged helix-turn-helix transcriptional regulator: MIVGKNGKRMKPEETVDFHIKATWHAIARMYNAEAAKYNVTVSVGYILLNIDLEQGTPSTKIAPLLGLEARSITRTLKNMENDGLIYKVQDTKDRRFFRIFLTDKGKEGREHARQTVLKFNHAVYETIPDEKLKVFFEVMMQVQKIIDGGEVYLDK, encoded by the coding sequence ATGATCGTAGGGAAAAATGGAAAACGAATGAAGCCAGAAGAAACCGTAGATTTTCATATCAAAGCTACATGGCACGCTATAGCGCGTATGTACAATGCTGAAGCTGCCAAGTATAACGTAACAGTTTCGGTAGGGTATATCTTGCTAAATATAGATTTAGAGCAAGGAACACCTTCTACTAAGATAGCCCCTTTGCTAGGTTTAGAAGCTCGAAGCATTACCCGTACGTTAAAAAACATGGAAAATGACGGATTGATTTATAAAGTACAGGATACTAAAGATCGTCGTTTTTTTAGGATATTTTTGACGGATAAAGGCAAAGAAGGCAGAGAGCATGCGCGCCAAACCGTACTTAAATTCAACCATGCTGTATATGAGACTATCCCAGACGAAAAGCTCAAGGTGTTTTTTGAAGTGATGATGCAAGTGCAGAAAATTATTGATGGGGGAGAAGTGTACCTCGATAAATAA
- a CDS encoding xanthine dehydrogenase family protein molybdopterin-binding subunit, whose protein sequence is MNRRTFVKVSTAVSGGLLLSLALPVGNVLAKDLPTFTPNAFLEIDTQGLLTFTLTKLEMGQGSGTGLPQILADELGADWQQIKIVRATYDKRFSRNEQGTTGGSSSIRKLWHPLRKAGATARMLLVEAAIQYWQRKHKGVFNQQNCYTQNGQVIHRPSGKKLAFGKIAGAAAKLPIPEKITFKKTSAYQYIGKSVTNLITPGVVKGQDEYGINTKIPGMLYAAAVRCPVYKGTLKSYDAKAALGIKGVQQVIKVTNVDLKNDPYVFDSVVVIARSTWAAFKGKQALKVQWNEGKNGQRSLKSVRKEILEAGKLPITKPTVNLGDTTAAFKDAEVIEATYENPFQAHALLEPMNAVAKIEGNQCEVWASTQSAQNATQAVAKVTGLKEENITIHVLPGGGSFGRRGEDHIVEAVLVSKAIGGKPVKMVWTPEDGMQHDQYHPYHYSNYRAAIKNNQLVGWENKIVRASGSQGGNRLYDIFYHFGNAKNQCTLVDPPIPIGAWRSVSVHSATLGMECFMDEIAHKLKQDAYKLRMELLNHPVELVGTGDRAKLIQNFRKLTRKRFRQVLPKVVEVGQWGKKMPKGHGQGLAVAGFSRTACAQIAEVSVNQGKLKVHKITCVMHLGKVINPHFVRGQVEGSIIWSLGALLYGGVDFENGRVKQSNYHDYKVLRMDETPEIVVHLIESEDDPTGAGEPAVPPLAPAVLNAIFAATGKRIRKIPVLPKDLV, encoded by the coding sequence ATGAACAGAAGAACTTTTGTAAAGGTATCAACGGCAGTTAGCGGAGGACTACTGCTGAGCCTGGCACTTCCCGTAGGTAACGTACTGGCAAAAGACCTGCCCACGTTTACCCCCAACGCTTTTTTAGAAATAGATACTCAAGGGTTGCTCACTTTTACGCTTACCAAGCTAGAAATGGGTCAAGGGTCGGGTACGGGGCTACCCCAGATTTTAGCCGATGAACTGGGCGCTGATTGGCAACAAATCAAGATAGTAAGGGCTACCTATGACAAAAGGTTTAGCCGCAACGAACAAGGTACCACAGGAGGCAGCTCCAGCATTCGCAAACTTTGGCACCCCTTACGCAAAGCAGGCGCCACAGCACGCATGCTTTTGGTAGAAGCAGCCATACAATACTGGCAACGAAAACACAAAGGCGTGTTTAATCAGCAAAACTGTTATACTCAAAACGGGCAAGTGATCCATCGGCCTTCGGGCAAAAAACTCGCCTTTGGCAAAATAGCCGGAGCTGCTGCCAAACTACCTATACCCGAAAAGATCACGTTTAAAAAAACATCGGCATACCAGTACATAGGCAAATCGGTAACAAACCTAATCACCCCTGGCGTAGTAAAAGGGCAAGACGAGTACGGAATCAACACAAAAATTCCGGGCATGCTATACGCTGCTGCCGTACGATGCCCCGTGTACAAGGGTACGCTTAAAAGCTATGATGCTAAAGCAGCCCTTGGCATAAAAGGCGTACAGCAAGTAATAAAGGTGACCAATGTTGACCTTAAGAACGATCCTTATGTGTTTGACAGTGTAGTGGTGATTGCTCGCTCTACCTGGGCGGCTTTTAAAGGTAAACAAGCCCTAAAAGTACAGTGGAACGAAGGCAAAAATGGCCAACGTAGCCTCAAAAGTGTACGCAAAGAGATACTGGAAGCAGGCAAGTTGCCTATTACCAAACCTACCGTAAACCTGGGCGATACTACGGCTGCGTTTAAAGATGCTGAAGTAATAGAAGCCACCTACGAAAACCCTTTTCAAGCACACGCCTTGCTTGAGCCAATGAATGCCGTTGCTAAAATAGAGGGCAATCAATGCGAGGTATGGGCGAGTACCCAATCGGCACAAAATGCCACCCAGGCAGTGGCAAAAGTAACTGGGCTCAAAGAAGAAAACATTACCATTCATGTATTGCCTGGTGGAGGCTCTTTTGGGCGACGCGGCGAAGACCACATCGTAGAGGCTGTATTGGTGTCTAAAGCCATTGGTGGCAAACCAGTAAAAATGGTCTGGACACCCGAAGACGGCATGCAGCACGACCAATACCACCCTTACCACTATAGTAACTACCGGGCAGCCATTAAAAATAACCAGTTGGTGGGGTGGGAAAACAAAATAGTACGGGCTTCTGGCAGTCAGGGAGGTAACCGCCTTTATGATATTTTTTATCATTTTGGCAATGCCAAAAACCAGTGCACCTTAGTAGACCCACCCATTCCTATAGGCGCCTGGCGCAGCGTATCGGTACACTCGGCTACCTTGGGCATGGAATGTTTTATGGACGAAATAGCTCATAAACTAAAACAAGATGCTTACAAGCTCAGAATGGAGCTGCTCAATCACCCTGTAGAGTTGGTAGGCACTGGCGACCGTGCCAAACTGATCCAAAATTTCAGGAAACTCACCCGCAAGCGCTTTCGCCAAGTACTGCCCAAAGTAGTAGAGGTAGGTCAATGGGGCAAAAAAATGCCTAAAGGACACGGACAAGGGCTGGCAGTAGCGGGATTTTCGCGCACGGCATGCGCCCAAATAGCCGAGGTGTCGGTAAACCAGGGAAAACTTAAGGTACATAAGATCACTTGTGTAATGCACCTGGGCAAGGTCATCAATCCTCACTTTGTCAGGGGGCAAGTAGAGGGGAGCATTATCTGGTCATTGGGGGCTTTGCTGTATGGTGGAGTAGACTTTGAAAACGGCAGAGTAAAACAAAGCAATTACCACGACTATAAAGTACTACGTATGGACGAAACCCCCGAAATAGTAGTACACTTGATAGAGAGCGAGGATGACCCTACAGGAGCAGGCGAACCTGCGGTGCCACCTTTAGCCCCAGCAGTGCTCAACGCTATTTTTGCCGCTACTGGCAAACGTATCCGAAAAATACCTGTACTGCCCAAGGATTTGGTTTAA
- a CDS encoding M57 family metalloprotease, with protein sequence MKKLNLLHSLFLMVLAAFTFSCKQQETTPNQSQKQGLSQEVVDKFASLGFDARDGVYGQVTNPLTGKTQTGYTLEKDVFISDDQLKSMLASPKTKGPKGEQYRTFSLVNAPRTIRVIGYTGGGGYGLGNTLRTALQQAIQRYNAAGISLRYTLAFGTNFNAYDIVVYQVPNNQVGAQAGFPSGGAPYKWVQMNSGVNNAGLQTARHITMHELGHCIGFRHTDWFNRSISCGQGGSEGQGFDGAINIPGTPTSYDAQSIMLSCGGLGTPGEFSYYDNVSLNYMY encoded by the coding sequence ATGAAGAAGTTAAATCTATTACACAGCCTATTTTTAATGGTACTTGCTGCCTTTACCTTTTCGTGCAAACAACAAGAGACTACCCCTAACCAAAGCCAAAAGCAAGGCTTGAGCCAAGAGGTAGTGGACAAGTTTGCCAGCTTGGGCTTTGACGCCCGTGATGGGGTATATGGCCAAGTAACCAATCCGTTGACAGGGAAAACTCAAACAGGGTATACCCTCGAAAAAGATGTGTTTATTTCAGACGATCAACTAAAAAGCATGCTTGCCAGCCCCAAAACAAAAGGTCCTAAAGGTGAGCAATACCGTACTTTTAGCTTAGTAAATGCTCCTCGTACTATTCGTGTAATTGGTTACACTGGTGGTGGTGGATATGGTTTGGGCAACACTTTAAGAACAGCGTTACAGCAAGCCATCCAACGATACAATGCGGCTGGCATTAGCTTACGTTATACTTTGGCTTTTGGGACCAACTTCAACGCGTATGACATTGTGGTTTATCAAGTGCCTAACAATCAGGTAGGTGCTCAGGCTGGTTTCCCAAGCGGTGGAGCTCCTTACAAATGGGTACAGATGAACTCTGGCGTAAACAACGCTGGTTTACAAACTGCACGTCACATTACAATGCACGAACTTGGACACTGCATCGGTTTCCGTCATACTGACTGGTTCAATCGCTCTATTAGCTGTGGACAAGGTGGAAGCGAAGGTCAAGGTTTCGACGGAGCCATCAACATTCCTGGTACTCCTACCAGCTACGATGCTCAGTCTATCATGTTGTCTTGTGGTGGTTTAGGTACTCCTGGCGAGTTTTCTTACTATGACAACGTGTCTTTAAACTACATGTACTAA